The Vallitalea okinawensis genome window below encodes:
- a CDS encoding ABC transporter permease: MNKVGNKKSRKLTRDDLELTLLALPTMIWYILFAFLPMFGVIIAFKKYQLIPGEGFVKSLILSEWIGFKNFEFLFATKDAFIMIRNTLLYNSVFIVLGVIIPVILAIMMSQLHNQKAAKTFQTAMLLPHFLSWVVIGYFIFSFLSFDKGMLNKSLVFFGKDPVQWYIEPAYWPYILVFVNMWKSVGYGMVVYLASISGIDSTYYEAAIIDGATKWQQVIKITLPLIKPIIIIMFILAVGRIFNSDFGLFYKVPRDSGQLFDVTTTIDTYVYKALRNQGNIGMSSAAAFFQSVFGCITIITANAITKKIDGENSLF, from the coding sequence ATGAATAAGGTAGGTAATAAAAAGAGTAGAAAACTTACTCGTGACGATCTTGAGTTAACATTGCTTGCACTTCCTACTATGATCTGGTACATATTATTTGCATTTCTGCCCATGTTTGGTGTTATTATCGCATTTAAAAAATACCAGCTTATACCGGGTGAGGGTTTTGTTAAAAGTCTGATATTAAGTGAATGGATAGGATTCAAAAACTTTGAATTTTTATTTGCAACAAAAGATGCTTTTATAATGATTAGAAATACTTTATTATATAATTCCGTATTTATAGTTTTAGGTGTAATTATCCCAGTAATATTAGCAATTATGATGTCACAGTTACATAATCAAAAAGCAGCAAAAACTTTTCAAACAGCTATGCTGTTGCCACATTTTCTATCATGGGTTGTTATAGGCTATTTTATATTCTCTTTTTTAAGTTTTGATAAAGGAATGCTAAATAAGTCTTTAGTCTTCTTTGGTAAAGATCCAGTGCAATGGTATATTGAACCTGCATATTGGCCATACATTTTAGTGTTTGTTAATATGTGGAAGAGTGTAGGGTATGGAATGGTTGTTTATTTAGCCTCGATTTCTGGTATAGATTCTACATATTACGAAGCTGCAATTATTGATGGAGCAACTAAGTGGCAACAAGTCATAAAGATTACATTACCATTAATTAAACCTATCATCATCATTATGTTTATATTAGCGGTTGGTAGAATTTTTAATTCTGATTTCGGATTATTCTATAAAGTACCAAGAGATTCTGGACAGCTTTTTGACGTAACCACTACTATAGATACTTATGTATATAAAGCTCTTAGGAATCAAGGGAATATTGGAATGAGTTCGGCGGCAGCATTTTTTCAATCAGTATT
- a CDS encoding GntR family transcriptional regulator gives MKQTLYKKIYKTVVDKIMNKEYVEGDKLPTENELAQEYDVSRITSKKALDQLALDGYIKRIQGKGSYVLSIDEAKINKGIDKNQPFNQSDDDHLLIGIVMSDFNSSYGVDILSGMELEVEKNNSFMIVKRSFDDQTLEKNVIDKLINIGVDGLVIIPVHGEFYNPTILKLILDEFPVVVVDRQLKGLPASFVGTNNILAAEKAVNYLFQKGHRNIAHVSAPIQNTPLKDRVEGIKKSYSENGVVWNDSNLWLTNITNYVPGQEFYENKEEELQLLMKKIEDNPEVTCIFALEYGIANFIKKAIKKLGKRVPEDIAIICFDEPKTYTGESFFTHIKQDEDNMGRWAIKLLIEQLTEGKAQEKIMMLDTQLIIGETTQ, from the coding sequence ATGAAACAAACACTGTATAAAAAAATTTATAAAACAGTTGTTGATAAGATTATGAATAAGGAATATGTGGAGGGGGATAAATTACCTACTGAAAATGAACTTGCTCAAGAATATGATGTAAGTAGAATTACTAGTAAAAAGGCATTAGATCAACTCGCCCTAGATGGATACATAAAAAGAATTCAAGGGAAGGGGTCTTACGTACTAAGTATAGATGAGGCTAAAATAAATAAGGGGATAGATAAAAATCAACCCTTTAATCAATCTGATGACGACCATCTACTCATTGGGATTGTTATGTCGGATTTTAATAGTAGTTATGGGGTGGATATTCTATCAGGAATGGAACTTGAAGTGGAGAAAAATAATAGTTTCATGATAGTCAAACGTTCCTTTGATGATCAAACACTTGAAAAAAATGTTATAGATAAATTAATAAACATAGGTGTAGATGGATTAGTTATTATACCTGTTCATGGAGAGTTTTATAATCCTACAATTTTAAAACTCATATTAGATGAGTTTCCTGTTGTTGTAGTTGACCGTCAATTAAAGGGCCTTCCAGCTAGTTTTGTTGGCACTAATAATATTTTGGCAGCTGAGAAGGCTGTAAATTACTTATTTCAAAAAGGGCATAGGAATATTGCTCATGTATCAGCGCCTATCCAAAATACACCTTTAAAGGATAGAGTAGAGGGTATTAAGAAAAGTTATTCTGAAAATGGTGTTGTTTGGAATGATAGTAATCTATGGTTAACAAATATCACTAATTATGTACCAGGACAAGAGTTTTATGAAAATAAAGAAGAAGAATTACAGCTACTCATGAAGAAAATAGAAGATAATCCTGAGGTTACTTGTATCTTTGCACTAGAATATGGGATAGCAAATTTTATTAAAAAGGCAATAAAGAAATTAGGAAAAAGGGTACCTGAGGATATAGCAATTATTTGTTTTGATGAACCTAAAACTTATACAGGAGAGTCATTTTTTACCCACATTAAGCAGGACGAAGATAATATGGGGAGATGGGCTATTAAGTTATTGATCGAACAACTTACTGAAGGAAAAGCACAGGAAAAAATCATGATGTTAGATACTCAATTAATTATTGGTGAAACCACCCAGTAA
- a CDS encoding uroporphyrinogen decarboxylase family protein has translation MMTPKERAVAALTLQTPDQVPHFELEFQLADELFGTPFLTFDDIKNLSPCEKEYRIKENAEYILKVYEELEYAILPIHYLDRDGMIMTARHIRSLVGDKYMICAHGDGTYAIPSGEEMLDFVYGLADRPEEAKRKAEQMAKRAIENNKLLIEGGYDSFILCSDYCFNSGPFLSPTMFREFIQPYLYQIIKETKAAGAYTIKHTDGDIMPILDQLVECEPHALHSIDPMAGVDIKKVKELVGDKVCLCGNVHCAAMQTGSDEEIIKSAEYCLTHGKTGGGYIFCSSNTPFKGMPLEKYLLILDVWKRMRNYE, from the coding sequence ATGATGACACCAAAAGAAAGAGCAGTCGCAGCGTTAACTCTACAAACGCCTGATCAAGTGCCCCATTTTGAATTGGAGTTTCAATTGGCTGACGAATTATTTGGAACCCCATTTTTGACATTTGATGATATAAAAAATTTATCACCTTGCGAAAAAGAATATAGGATTAAAGAAAATGCTGAATATATTCTAAAGGTTTATGAAGAACTGGAATATGCCATTCTTCCTATTCATTATCTTGATAGAGATGGAATGATTATGACAGCTAGACACATTAGGAGTTTAGTTGGTGATAAGTATATGATATGTGCTCATGGTGATGGTACTTATGCGATTCCATCAGGAGAAGAGATGTTGGATTTTGTGTACGGGCTAGCCGATCGACCTGAAGAGGCAAAGAGAAAAGCAGAACAAATGGCTAAAAGAGCTATTGAGAATAATAAGTTACTTATTGAAGGTGGCTATGACAGTTTCATACTATGCAGTGATTACTGTTTTAATAGTGGTCCATTCTTGTCACCAACCATGTTTAGAGAGTTTATTCAGCCGTATTTATATCAAATAATAAAAGAGACAAAAGCAGCAGGAGCTTATACGATAAAGCATACTGATGGTGATATTATGCCCATATTGGATCAACTTGTAGAGTGTGAACCCCATGCCCTGCATTCAATAGATCCAATGGCTGGGGTAGACATTAAAAAAGTGAAAGAATTAGTAGGTGATAAAGTTTGTTTATGTGGAAACGTTCATTGTGCTGCTATGCAAACTGGAAGCGATGAAGAGATAATTAAAAGTGCAGAGTATTGCTTAACACATGGGAAGACAGGTGGAGGATATATTTTCTGTTCAAGTAATACACCCTTTAAAGGAATGCCTTTAGAGAAATATCTACTTATACTTGATGTATGGAAACGTATGCGAAATTATGAATAG
- a CDS encoding putative bifunctional diguanylate cyclase/phosphodiesterase, with translation MRKKLLIKSVRFIIFISFIYVLIVIALLLSSIEVNLLDFILEGLFTCLSIGCLIVSLELKNKPFSFGWLFLSISLLTDTLDEIDAWQPYEWLEFILEKLLFGVGFVLVIYGLYLSLTRRNVILNKLEYMINNDPLTGLPNKSLLVKRFEEMVQNDSKNNEQVGIMFIDLDKFKLVNNTFGHAVGDDLLKQVADRLRVIVGEKDSLARLSGDEFILILSNLQFRRAIKEIAKDVLNIFSEPFMLNGKYIHISCSIGVTLFPEHGMDMETLFSNADMAVHKAKVNGGNQYTIFNEEMHRQCQRKLLIKENLQQALKGREFILHYQPKVDILTGEITGLEALVRWQRPNGKLSYPNEFIQIAEETGIIKEIDFMVLELACMQIKKWMNQGIKPLNIAVNISAKLFSTLDFLEKVEDILETAAIDASYLSIEITETEGIEDIQYVRSILEALKKKNIKIALDDYGTGYSSLNYLKILPIDSLKIDRIFVDGITKDEKDKSLLNAAVMMTKILEIRVICEGVETSEQLNILKSIGCNEYQGYYYSKPVPIELIEENLIL, from the coding sequence ATGAGAAAAAAACTGTTGATTAAATCTGTAAGATTTATCATATTCATATCATTTATATATGTATTAATTGTCATAGCTTTATTATTAAGTTCTATTGAAGTCAATCTTTTAGATTTTATTTTAGAGGGTTTATTTACTTGTTTAAGTATCGGGTGTCTTATTGTATCTTTGGAACTGAAGAACAAACCATTTAGTTTTGGATGGTTATTTCTTAGTATCTCATTATTAACAGATACATTAGATGAGATCGATGCTTGGCAGCCCTATGAATGGCTAGAATTTATACTAGAAAAACTCTTATTCGGAGTAGGGTTTGTCTTAGTGATATATGGGTTGTACTTATCTTTAACACGGAGGAATGTAATTCTTAATAAACTTGAATATATGATTAATAATGACCCACTCACTGGATTACCCAATAAGAGTTTACTCGTCAAGCGATTTGAAGAGATGGTTCAGAATGATTCAAAAAATAATGAGCAAGTAGGTATCATGTTTATTGATCTTGATAAATTTAAGTTGGTTAATAATACATTTGGTCACGCAGTCGGAGATGATTTGCTTAAGCAAGTTGCAGATCGGTTGAGGGTTATTGTTGGTGAAAAAGATTCTCTAGCTCGGTTGAGTGGTGATGAATTCATCCTTATATTGAGTAATTTGCAATTCAGGAGAGCTATAAAGGAAATCGCAAAAGATGTTTTAAATATTTTTTCAGAACCGTTTATGTTAAATGGGAAGTATATTCACATCTCATGCAGTATTGGTGTGACACTTTTTCCTGAACATGGGATGGATATGGAGACCTTATTTAGTAATGCAGACATGGCAGTACATAAAGCTAAAGTAAACGGAGGCAATCAGTATACTATCTTTAATGAGGAGATGCATAGGCAATGTCAAAGAAAGCTCTTGATTAAAGAAAATCTTCAACAGGCATTAAAGGGAAGAGAGTTTATTCTTCACTATCAGCCAAAAGTAGATATACTGACTGGGGAAATAACAGGTTTGGAGGCTCTTGTTAGGTGGCAAAGACCAAATGGGAAATTAAGTTATCCAAATGAGTTTATTCAAATAGCTGAAGAAACTGGGATTATAAAAGAAATAGATTTCATGGTACTAGAACTTGCATGTATGCAGATAAAAAAGTGGATGAATCAAGGTATTAAGCCGCTAAATATTGCTGTTAATATTTCAGCAAAATTGTTTAGTACTCTAGACTTCTTGGAAAAAGTTGAGGATATATTAGAGACTGCGGCAATTGATGCTTCTTATTTAAGTATTGAAATAACTGAAACGGAAGGAATAGAAGATATTCAATATGTTAGAAGTATATTAGAGGCACTTAAGAAGAAAAATATTAAGATTGCTTTAGATGATTATGGCACTGGTTATTCTTCACTAAACTATTTAAAGATTCTGCCAATAGATTCATTGAAAATAGATAGAATTTTCGTAGATGGGATTACGAAAGATGAAAAAGACAAGTCTTTACTTAATGCAGCTGTCATGATGACCAAAATTTTAGAAATTAGAGTAATATGCGAAGGTGTAGAGACTAGTGAACAATTAAATATATTAAAATCTATAGGGTGCAATGAGTATCAGGGGTATTATTATAGTAAACCTGTACCTATAGAGTTGATAGAAGAGAATTTAATCCTCTAG
- a CDS encoding HAD-IIA family hydrolase has product MRDLNSIQCYLLDMDGTFYLGNELIDGAMDFVKTLEKQGKEYLFLTNNSSKNRYAYQEKLAKLGCEVVPDRVFTSGEATTIYLEDLRPNAKVFLLGTPFLEEEFEKAGFDLIHSREEKPDYIVLGFDTTITYEKLWMACDFIREGIPYIATHPDYNCPLEGGKFMPDSGAIIDFIAASTGVRPHIVGKPNKDIIDAICKKYGYKKEEIAMVGDRLYTDIRTGMNANITTILVLSGETNMEDYKVSDVTANYIFPSLKELGEELNIG; this is encoded by the coding sequence ATGAGAGACTTAAATAGCATCCAATGTTATTTGCTAGATATGGACGGAACATTTTATTTAGGCAATGAGCTTATTGATGGTGCTATGGACTTTGTTAAGACATTAGAAAAGCAAGGAAAAGAGTACTTATTTTTAACGAATAATTCATCTAAAAATCGATATGCTTATCAAGAAAAGTTAGCAAAGTTAGGATGTGAAGTTGTACCTGATCGAGTATTTACCTCTGGAGAAGCAACGACTATTTATTTGGAGGATTTAAGACCCAATGCTAAAGTCTTTTTACTGGGCACTCCATTTTTAGAAGAAGAATTTGAAAAGGCAGGATTTGACCTTATACATAGTCGAGAAGAAAAACCGGATTATATTGTTCTAGGATTTGATACAACGATAACCTATGAAAAACTATGGATGGCATGTGACTTTATTCGTGAGGGTATACCCTATATAGCAACCCACCCTGATTATAATTGCCCTTTAGAGGGCGGTAAGTTCATGCCTGATTCTGGGGCGATTATAGATTTCATAGCTGCATCAACAGGTGTGAGACCTCACATTGTTGGTAAACCTAATAAAGATATTATAGATGCAATATGCAAAAAATACGGTTATAAGAAAGAGGAAATTGCCATGGTTGGTGATCGTCTCTATACAGATATACGAACAGGAATGAATGCAAATATAACTACGATCCTTGTACTGTCTGGAGAAACCAATATGGAAGATTATAAAGTATCAGATGTGACAGCTAATTATATTTTCCCATCCCTCAAAGAATTAGGTGAAGAGCTGAATATAGGGTAA
- a CDS encoding beta-galactosidase, with protein MEKSEFIYAAGYYPLMHDEEDWLRDLQLMKASGINLIRTAELFNTWDRIEPRKGDFNFNFLDKFFDLCQEYSIKILLGTGTASPPYWLHELYPDVNILNNHHEQYPNNVSYTWACIDHPGYLQESKRYLTTLVNRYKDHPALYAYQIHNEIGFPFMPLKEGNIDVYCYCNHSIKKFRKWVKDKYQSIQRLNHAYRWGATNTCYTSWDQVTPPRTKPTSWSSVTRWLDWRLYWMENYVDFIGWQHQIIKSLDDDHLTTTNTFFLKSQDPLGVLTGIDQFSMAKAVDIIGYDLYPGSGDKLEKKPEFASMFLDMARSSTAYMDKDYWLLETESGPINGWVLGPSRNVKGFDLMRNIFEAIGHDTKLTLYQGWREWDFQPLHWGAIVDLDGKPTERTEAAARIGSILAENSSFLTKAKSPKAQIAILIAKENAIVLNGMGQEEFLMKALRGAYRIFWEKNYKVDFITPEMLNEGVGSDYKAIYMPFMTCINQQLSEVLSTYVNQGGTLIGTARCGMLGEYGWYNHQIPCHSLQDVFGIDAMEVYANTHPGISYKMKNYRGYWHKEVLKVKNDAVTILAHFHDDGPAVTANDYGRGQAIYFATHPDVAYLEEGDYLLWDVLEEVLGKKEIKPCVEVDYTNRNAKEVDVHYLTYGDEGMLIVTNYVNKQHSGFFINNKKKIRVKINNSQMYKSAVDIETNESIPLLKEKDTIGMELEILKNTVKLIKLL; from the coding sequence ATGGAGAAAAGTGAGTTTATATATGCTGCTGGTTATTATCCACTGATGCATGATGAAGAGGACTGGTTAAGGGATCTACAATTGATGAAGGCTTCTGGAATTAATCTCATACGTACAGCAGAGCTCTTCAATACATGGGATAGGATTGAACCACGGAAAGGCGATTTTAATTTTAATTTTTTAGATAAGTTCTTTGATTTATGTCAGGAGTATAGTATAAAAATATTATTAGGAACCGGGACAGCTTCACCACCCTATTGGCTTCATGAGCTGTATCCAGATGTCAACATTTTGAATAATCATCATGAACAATATCCTAATAATGTTTCGTATACTTGGGCCTGTATTGATCATCCGGGGTATTTACAAGAGTCTAAAAGGTATTTGACAACACTAGTTAATCGATACAAAGATCATCCTGCCCTTTATGCCTATCAAATACATAACGAGATAGGTTTTCCTTTTATGCCTTTGAAAGAAGGTAATATAGATGTTTATTGCTATTGTAACCACTCCATTAAAAAGTTCAGAAAATGGGTTAAGGATAAATATCAATCCATCCAACGATTAAATCATGCTTATAGATGGGGAGCAACAAATACCTGCTACACAAGTTGGGATCAGGTTACTCCTCCAAGGACAAAACCTACTAGTTGGTCAAGTGTTACGAGATGGTTAGATTGGCGCCTCTATTGGATGGAAAACTATGTTGATTTTATAGGGTGGCAGCATCAAATTATCAAATCCCTTGATGATGATCATCTTACAACAACCAATACCTTTTTCTTAAAATCCCAGGATCCTTTAGGGGTATTGACAGGAATTGATCAATTTAGTATGGCTAAAGCTGTAGATATCATTGGCTATGACTTATATCCAGGCAGTGGTGATAAGTTAGAAAAGAAACCAGAATTCGCTTCTATGTTTCTAGATATGGCAAGAAGTTCTACTGCATACATGGATAAAGACTATTGGTTACTAGAGACAGAGAGCGGACCCATTAATGGCTGGGTACTAGGTCCTAGTAGAAATGTAAAGGGATTTGACTTAATGAGAAATATCTTTGAAGCTATAGGACATGATACAAAACTAACCTTGTATCAAGGATGGCGAGAATGGGATTTTCAGCCACTTCATTGGGGGGCTATTGTTGATTTAGATGGTAAGCCAACGGAAAGAACGGAAGCAGCTGCAAGGATCGGTAGCATATTGGCTGAAAATAGCTCCTTTTTAACAAAAGCAAAAAGCCCCAAAGCACAAATCGCTATCCTAATAGCTAAAGAGAATGCAATTGTATTGAATGGAATGGGGCAGGAAGAATTTTTAATGAAGGCTCTTAGAGGAGCATATAGAATCTTTTGGGAGAAGAATTATAAAGTTGATTTTATAACGCCAGAAATGCTTAATGAGGGTGTTGGCAGTGATTATAAAGCTATCTATATGCCTTTTATGACATGTATTAATCAACAGCTTTCAGAGGTCCTATCAACCTATGTTAATCAAGGGGGGACACTGATAGGAACAGCTAGATGTGGCATGCTAGGTGAATATGGATGGTACAATCATCAAATACCTTGTCATAGTTTGCAAGATGTATTTGGAATTGATGCAATGGAGGTATATGCCAATACCCATCCTGGTATAAGTTATAAGATGAAAAATTATCGAGGTTATTGGCATAAAGAAGTCCTAAAAGTTAAAAATGATGCGGTTACAATACTAGCCCATTTTCATGATGATGGACCAGCAGTTACAGCTAATGATTATGGTCGTGGCCAGGCGATCTACTTTGCCACTCATCCAGATGTAGCCTATTTAGAAGAAGGGGATTATCTGCTATGGGATGTATTGGAAGAGGTATTGGGCAAGAAAGAAATTAAACCATGTGTTGAAGTAGACTATACCAATAGAAATGCTAAAGAAGTGGATGTGCATTACTTAACATATGGAGATGAAGGTATGCTCATTGTGACCAATTATGTGAATAAGCAACATAGCGGATTCTTTATTAATAATAAAAAGAAAATTCGAGTAAAAATTAATAATAGTCAAATGTATAAGAGCGCTGTAGATATAGAAACTAATGAAAGTATTCCTCTATTAAAAGAAAAGGATACAATAGGTATGGAATTAGAGATTTTAAAAAATACTGTGAAACTTATTAAGCTCCTTTAG
- a CDS encoding L-fucose/L-arabinose isomerase family protein: MKVGLLSLGFPNFRYDYGEKYLKISIGRLKSDAYTLITCGRILIDEQSINQEIDRLRKENINLLIIQCGTYSYGSSMLKVIEMLEDIPLLLWGFPEPIIEGERGLPLNSLCGLNMYGSFLKKVNKKFSYVYGSVEDEVTYKKVQRTIQAVSIKNTLKQSKFCVIGGRVPGFYLSNVDEIRFRHEIGPEIVYYSIASLLEDAGKINDQIVNDEVKKMKTEVCCVTTTDAMLVKSARLYLAIKAFQEKNAIQGFAIKCWPEFQQLYQSSVCGVVSRLNNEGIMTSCEGDVTGLVTMYMQHLITKQPCFFADLVNINDEGIVKAWHCGPAPICLARDHSTTQYCEHPTIKQGIGFAVEFKMLLGRLTMIKLKEGHEGYKFFIATGTGVEEDRDLVANQADIRFDSTAEQLLDTIMEHGIEHHYAIVYHEIKDDLLEVCKWMNIEPIIV; encoded by the coding sequence ATGAAAGTGGGTTTATTATCTCTAGGATTTCCTAATTTTCGATACGATTATGGGGAAAAGTATCTAAAGATTTCTATTGGGCGCTTAAAAAGTGATGCGTATACCTTAATAACTTGTGGAAGAATTCTTATCGATGAGCAAAGTATCAATCAGGAGATTGATCGTTTAAGAAAAGAAAATATAAATTTACTAATTATTCAATGCGGTACATATTCTTATGGGAGTAGTATGTTAAAGGTAATTGAGATGTTGGAAGATATTCCTCTTCTTCTATGGGGATTTCCTGAGCCCATCATTGAGGGGGAGAGAGGGCTACCTTTGAATTCATTGTGTGGTCTCAATATGTATGGGAGTTTCTTAAAGAAAGTTAACAAGAAATTTAGCTATGTTTATGGTAGTGTTGAAGATGAGGTTACATATAAAAAGGTGCAGCGTACCATTCAAGCTGTTTCCATCAAGAACACGTTAAAGCAATCCAAATTTTGTGTTATCGGAGGCAGGGTACCGGGTTTCTACCTTTCCAATGTTGATGAAATACGTTTCAGACATGAAATAGGTCCTGAAATAGTCTATTATTCCATAGCAAGTTTATTAGAAGATGCTGGGAAAATTAACGATCAAATAGTGAATGACGAAGTTAAGAAAATGAAAACTGAAGTTTGCTGTGTGACAACAACTGATGCTATGTTAGTCAAATCAGCACGCCTATATTTAGCAATCAAAGCTTTTCAAGAAAAAAATGCAATACAAGGTTTTGCTATTAAGTGTTGGCCGGAGTTTCAACAATTATACCAAAGTAGTGTGTGTGGTGTGGTATCTAGGCTCAATAACGAAGGAATTATGACTTCTTGTGAGGGCGATGTAACAGGTTTAGTTACCATGTATATGCAACACCTTATTACGAAGCAGCCATGTTTTTTCGCAGATTTAGTTAATATTAATGATGAAGGTATTGTTAAAGCTTGGCACTGTGGTCCTGCACCGATTTGTCTAGCCAGAGATCATTCAACTACTCAATATTGTGAGCACCCTACTATTAAACAGGGGATTGGTTTCGCTGTTGAATTTAAAATGTTATTAGGTAGATTGACAATGATTAAGCTTAAGGAAGGACATGAAGGATATAAGTTTTTTATTGCAACCGGAACAGGTGTGGAAGAAGATAGAGACTTAGTTGCTAACCAAGCAGATATTCGGTTTGATTCTACTGCAGAACAACTATTAGATACTATTATGGAGCATGGAATAGAACACCATTATGCTATTGTTTATCATGAAATAAAGGATGATCTTTTGGAAGTTTGTAAATGGATGAACATTGAACCGATAATTGTGTAA
- a CDS encoding class II fructose-bisphosphate aldolase — MKLVPMRLLLEDAVLKNKAVAAINISNMETILALLETAAIENASVIIQVAPIQMEVQQITYEEIVALVNVFGKRYDVRAALHLDHATKVEDCYKAIRAGFTSVMYDGSLKSYEENKNNTKKVVDFAKEFSVTVEAELGKVGGAEGHSNENQDSYMTDPLLVKDFVRYTSVDCLAVAIGNAHGFYKSQPRLDFERLKNIKNMACIPLVLHGGTGISEDDIDLAIETGINKINFFTEVDRSFVEGFLKAYQGNHQVYMMAAQESGRQAMMKEIALKIALCERRSRR; from the coding sequence ATGAAGTTAGTACCTATGAGGCTATTGTTAGAGGATGCTGTATTGAAAAATAAAGCTGTTGCGGCTATTAATATAAGCAACATGGAAACTATCTTGGCTCTATTGGAAACAGCTGCAATTGAGAATGCTTCTGTAATAATCCAAGTTGCACCTATCCAAATGGAAGTGCAGCAAATTACTTATGAAGAAATAGTGGCGTTAGTCAATGTATTCGGTAAAAGATACGATGTAAGAGCAGCTCTGCATTTAGACCATGCAACAAAGGTTGAAGATTGCTATAAAGCTATAAGGGCAGGGTTTACATCAGTGATGTACGATGGTTCCCTTAAAAGCTATGAGGAAAATAAAAATAATACTAAAAAAGTAGTTGATTTTGCTAAGGAATTCAGTGTCACAGTAGAAGCTGAGCTTGGTAAAGTTGGTGGTGCTGAAGGTCATAGCAATGAAAATCAGGACAGTTACATGACTGATCCACTTCTGGTTAAGGATTTTGTAAGATATACAAGTGTGGATTGTCTTGCTGTTGCGATTGGGAATGCACATGGTTTCTATAAGAGTCAACCACGATTAGATTTTGAAAGGCTTAAAAACATAAAAAACATGGCATGTATACCATTGGTTCTACATGGTGGTACAGGAATTTCAGAGGATGATATAGATCTAGCTATTGAAACGGGGATTAACAAAATAAATTTTTTTACAGAAGTAGATCGTAGTTTTGTTGAAGGATTTTTGAAGGCTTATCAAGGGAATCATCAAGTCTATATGATGGCTGCTCAAGAGAGTGGTCGGCAAGCTATGATGAAGGAGATAGCCCTAAAAATTGCTTTGTGTGAGAGGAGAAGTAGAAGATGA
- a CDS encoding dihydroxyacetone kinase subunit DhaK: MKTKKFLNDPDNIVKDTIDGFIKAYGDRIEKLNNSNVLIRKKRDKNKVAVIIGNGSGHEPACIGFVGSNMLTANAYGAVFAAPGPDTIYDAIEASDNGAGVCVLISNHAGDVINAKMALDMAEDDDMTCEGVILYDDIASAPKEEIHERRGTAGTLFNYKITGSYADEGHSLHEVVNMAKRVRDNTRTLTVATVPGSSPITGYKMFEIEEDEIEIGMGVHGEAAAHTMKLATAEEIAKVMCEKLIDDKPYKSGDEVAVLVNGCGQTTMMELLIFFNEVEKILNQKGMKVFKPAIGNFITTQEMGGIALAFCKLDHETKLLWAKETDAPSFSL; the protein is encoded by the coding sequence ATGAAAACTAAAAAGTTTTTAAATGATCCAGATAATATTGTTAAAGATACGATAGATGGATTTATTAAAGCTTATGGCGATCGAATTGAAAAACTTAACAATAGTAATGTACTTATCAGAAAGAAAAGAGATAAAAATAAAGTGGCTGTGATTATCGGTAATGGTTCCGGACATGAACCAGCTTGTATAGGTTTTGTAGGAAGTAATATGCTTACTGCCAATGCTTATGGTGCTGTTTTTGCAGCACCAGGTCCAGATACCATTTATGATGCCATAGAAGCATCTGACAATGGGGCTGGTGTATGTGTTTTAATATCTAATCACGCTGGAGATGTTATCAATGCAAAGATGGCATTGGATATGGCTGAAGATGATGATATGACATGCGAAGGTGTCATACTATACGACGACATAGCTTCTGCACCTAAAGAAGAAATCCATGAGCGAAGAGGAACTGCTGGGACCCTATTCAATTACAAAATAACTGGTAGTTATGCTGATGAAGGACATTCCCTTCATGAAGTGGTGAATATGGCTAAACGTGTTAGAGATAATACAAGAACCTTAACTGTCGCTACAGTACCAGGATCATCACCGATTACTGGGTATAAAATGTTTGAGATTGAAGAGGATGAAATCGAAATCGGTATGGGAGTTCATGGGGAGGCTGCAGCTCATACGATGAAACTGGCAACTGCTGAAGAAATTGCAAAGGTAATGTGTGAGAAGCTAATCGATGATAAGCCTTATAAGAGTGGCGATGAAGTTGCAGTATTAGTCAATGGATGTGGTCAAACAACGATGATGGAATTGCTAATATTCTTTAATGAGGTTGAAAAAATACTCAATCAAAAAGGTATGAAAGTATTTAAACCAGCCATTGGGAATTTTATTACAACCCAAGAAATGGGAGGTATAGCTTTAGCATTTTGCAAGCTTGATCATGAAACTAAACTGTTGTGGGCAAAAGAAACAGATGCTCCAAGTTTCAGCTTATAA